Part of the Pedobacter roseus genome is shown below.
CATCGGCAGATTTTGCATTTTTCAGGTACTCGCCTGTAATGCCCTGCGATTTAAAGGTGATCATTTTATCAGCTGTTATTTTGGTAAAGCCTGATTCTTTAATGCCTTTTACAAAATCAGCATCTACATTTAAAGCTTTTAATGGGATTAGCTCGGCCAAAGTTAAATTTGCCAAACCTGCTGTTTTTAACGATTTAATGTATTCAGGAGTTACGTTCAAAGCAACCAAAGGGATTAAGTTATCTTTAGAAATACCATCGTAACCCAAAGCTTTTATACCGGCAACATAGCTTCTCTTTACATTGATCATAAAAAATACCAGGTTATCTCTTGTTTTGATATTGGTTACACCTTGTTTGGTAAGGAAACTGGTAAAATCTGCATTAGAACTAAATTTGTAAGTACCCATGCCGGTATTGTTTTCAAATTTTCCGGTAAAGTTCATGGTGCCGGCATCGCGGGTAACCGAAAATGTTCCTTCGTTTCCCCTTGGCAGGTTTTTAAGTTCTGCCAGCGAAAAAGACTGGCTGCTGTTGTTGTTTTTACCGTCTTCGTCTGATTCAAAACGGATATTTACTTTATCTCCATTGATGGTGGCAAACCAGGTGCCATCCTCTTCCATCGAATTAAATTTTTCACTCTTTTTTACCTGAGGACTATTTTTCCCATAAGCCACCGGCTCGTTAAGGAAAGCGATAAATACCAAAAACAAGGGTACAATAAAGAGGTATTTCCAGGTAGAATTTACGTTTGATTTTTTTGCGTTCATCATAACTAATCTTTTTTTAAGGATGGATTGATTGTAATTAGTGGTTAAACTAACCGGAAAATGTGGTGCCGACACTTTTACCAGACTCATTTTATAGCTCATTGGTTCTATATCAGAGTTGGCCAGCAGTTCATTATCTGTCAAAAATTCGAGGTTATCTTCCATTGCCTTCCTGTACATCCAGGCAAAGGGATTAAACCACTGAAAAACCAGGGCCAGTTCGGCGATTAAAATATCATAGCTATGCCCTTGCTGGATATGGATTTTTTCGTGCAGGATAATTTGGTTGTAGGTATCCCAATCATATTTTTCGGGATTGATAAAAATGTTGTTGGCAAACGAGCAGGGTGCCTGATTGCCGGCCAGTTCAACAATTCTGAAACGGCCATCAATAATTACAGGTCTGGAATAAGCACGATAGAGCAAAACACAAAGCTGAAAAACAAAATTGATCGCAAATACAGCTACCCCAAGCCAATAAGCCCACAACACCAGCTTTAGGATAGAAATATCTTTAAAGAAAGAACCCTTGATATTGTTTTCTGTGCTGCTTTTAGCCTTTACCGCCGGCTTTTGCTGAGGTACGTCTACCACAGGTGCCATTGGTTCATTTATGGTAAGAGGAATTTCTATACTCGCCTTTCTGAATGAAAATTGTGCCGGCACCGGCATTAAAGGCAGGCTAAAAGAAAGTACCAAACATACCAGCAGTACGTACCTGTTTAAAGGAAAAAAGGTTTCATTTTGCAACAAAAGCTTATAAAATAACAGGCAACCTGTTAAAATCAGGGCCACACTCAACACGTAGAACATCATGGTTTCTTTGTTTTAATGAGGTTAACAATTTCAGTTAATTCGTCTTCTGATAAGTTTTGTTCTTTGGCAAAAAAGGCCAGCATACGCGGATAAGAATTGTCGAAGTATTGACTTACCACATCCTTTAATGCGTGCTTCTGGTATTCTTCCCGTCCAATAACCGGGAAATAACAAAACATATTGCCAACTACATCATGACCCAAAAATCCTTTTTCCTCTAAAATTTTCACCATCGTAGCTACGCTGTTGTAATGAGGCTTAGGTTCGGGCAGCAAAGGGATAATATCCCTGATAAAGGCCTTCTCTACGTCCCAAAACACCTGCATAATTTGTTCTTCTCTTTTTGCTAGTTTGATCATGTTGTAAAAATTGATAAACAAACATACTACTAATTTATTAATAGCAATACTAATCGATTAGTATTAATGTAACTTTAGCGTTACGATTAATTTTGAAATGCCTATATTTTTAATAATCAGGTCTTAAAATTGCCGTTTAATTACGATTGAACTCTCTTTTAGGCAAAAAAACAATATCTTTGCATTTACAAAAATTTGTACCCAATTATGTTTGATAATTTACAGGACAAGCTAGACAGAGCGTTTAAAGTATTAAAAGGACAAGGCAGCATTACGGAAATCAACGTGGCAGAAACCATGAAAGAAATCCGCAAAGCGTTATTGGATGCCGACGTAAATTATAAAACAGCAAAAGCATTTACTGATGATGTAAGACAAAAAGCATTAGGACAAAATGTACTAACGGCGGTTTCTCCGGGTCAGTTGCTTACCAAAATCATGAACGACGAACTTGCGGCCTTAATGGGTGGCGAAGTTACCGAGTTAGATACCAAAGCAAATCCTACCATTATATTAATAGCAGGTTTAAACGGTGCAGGTAAAACAACCTTCGCAGGTAAACTGGCATTACACTTAAAAGGTAAAGGCAAAAAACCTTTATTAGTGGCCGGCGATATGTATCGCCCGGCGGCTGTAGATCAATTGGAGGTTTTAGGAACTTCTGTTGGCGTTTCGGTTTATGCCAACCGCGATTCGAAAGATCCTGTTGGTATTGCCCTGGAAGGTATAGCGCATGGTAAACAAAACGGAAATAATGTAATCATCATCGATACAGCTGGTCGTTTGGCCATTGATGAATCGTTGATGAACGAAATTTCGGAGGTAAAAGCTAAAACTCAGCCTCACGAGATTTTATTCGTAGTAGATTCGATGACCGGGCAGGATGCGGTAAATACAGCCAAAGTATTTAACGACCGTTTAGATTTTACTGGTGTTGTTTTAACCAAATTAGATGGTGATACCCGCGGTGGTGCAGCCCTTTCGATTAAATCGGTGGTAAACAAACCGATTAAATTTATTGGTACTGGTGAGAAAATGGAAGCACTTGATGTTTTCTATCCAGATCGTATGGCATCGCGTATTTTGGGTATGGGTGATGTGGTTTCACTTGTTGAGCGTGCACAGATGCAGTTCGATGAGAAAGAGGCAGCAGAACTTCAGAAAAAAATCCGCAAGAACAAATTCGATTTCAACGATTTCTATAACCAGATCCAGCAGATCAAGAAAATGGGTAATATGAAAGATTTGATGGGCATGATACCTGGTGTAGGTAAAATGATGAAGAATGTGGATATCCAGGATGATGCTTTTAAATCGATCGAAGCGATTATCAATTCGATGACGCCATTTGAGAAAGAAAATCCGGATGCCATCCAACAAAGCCGCCGTTTACGCATTGCAAAAGGCTCCGGCAGCAAGGTTGA
Proteins encoded:
- a CDS encoding M56 family metallopeptidase, translated to MMFYVLSVALILTGCLLFYKLLLQNETFFPLNRYVLLVCLVLSFSLPLMPVPAQFSFRKASIEIPLTINEPMAPVVDVPQQKPAVKAKSSTENNIKGSFFKDISILKLVLWAYWLGVAVFAINFVFQLCVLLYRAYSRPVIIDGRFRIVELAGNQAPCSFANNIFINPEKYDWDTYNQIILHEKIHIQQGHSYDILIAELALVFQWFNPFAWMYRKAMEDNLEFLTDNELLANSDIEPMSYKMSLVKVSAPHFPVSLTTNYNQSILKKRLVMMNAKKSNVNSTWKYLFIVPLFLVFIAFLNEPVAYGKNSPQVKKSEKFNSMEEDGTWFATINGDKVNIRFESDEDGKNNNSSQSFSLAELKNLPRGNEGTFSVTRDAGTMNFTGKFENNTGMGTYKFSSNADFTSFLTKQGVTNIKTRDNLVFFMINVKRSYVAGIKALGYDGISKDNLIPLVALNVTPEYIKSLKTAGLANLTLAELIPLKALNVDADFVKGIKESGFTKITADKMITFKSQGITGEYLKNAKSADEESRATNVQTTSVKAKLGKTPQKNTTEDTDEDEKLSRLITRKVMNISPDYAKSFSAQGLKVSEDNLIALKSLGVTADYYAGFSAQGLKVSDDNLIAMKSLGVTPEYFASFKTAGLTGLTADQVISLKSLSVAASDFSEFKKLGFKNLSVDDIISAKATGTSPVFVASMKKKGHNYNSIEDYIKMKVLALD
- a CDS encoding BlaI/MecI/CopY family transcriptional regulator gives rise to the protein MIKLAKREEQIMQVFWDVEKAFIRDIIPLLPEPKPHYNSVATMVKILEEKGFLGHDVVGNMFCYFPVIGREEYQKHALKDVVSQYFDNSYPRMLAFFAKEQNLSEDELTEIVNLIKTKKP
- the ffh gene encoding signal recognition particle protein, with translation MFDNLQDKLDRAFKVLKGQGSITEINVAETMKEIRKALLDADVNYKTAKAFTDDVRQKALGQNVLTAVSPGQLLTKIMNDELAALMGGEVTELDTKANPTIILIAGLNGAGKTTFAGKLALHLKGKGKKPLLVAGDMYRPAAVDQLEVLGTSVGVSVYANRDSKDPVGIALEGIAHGKQNGNNVIIIDTAGRLAIDESLMNEISEVKAKTQPHEILFVVDSMTGQDAVNTAKVFNDRLDFTGVVLTKLDGDTRGGAALSIKSVVNKPIKFIGTGEKMEALDVFYPDRMASRILGMGDVVSLVERAQMQFDEKEAAELQKKIRKNKFDFNDFYNQIQQIKKMGNMKDLMGMIPGVGKMMKNVDIQDDAFKSIEAIINSMTPFEKENPDAIQQSRRLRIAKGSGSKVEEVTKLIKQFEDMRKMMKQFSNPAAAAAMMKGMPKMPFGR